A stretch of DNA from Triticum dicoccoides isolate Atlit2015 ecotype Zavitan chromosome 2A, WEW_v2.0, whole genome shotgun sequence:
GTGCATTCAATTATTTGAGAAAATAGGATTAACCTGTTGCCAGAATTCTAAACACATACACACACAGAGAGGGAGAATTTATCACAAATtggcaataataataataaagtgtcATTCAATGGGTTATCTTAGCTAGTTTCTAAAAATGCACACTCATTCATGTGTAACTAAACTATCAATCAAGCACGGAAACAAATGACAGTAGCTTTGGAAATAAAACCACCGATAACAGTCCTGACAGAAAATGGTAATTTAGAACTATAATAATTCGTCAGATGAAAGGAAGAACACATGTCCATCCTCCACAGACATGAGTCAATACATACTTCACTTAATGCGAGTTCCAAACTGATTCTAAACGTATTTAGACAAGTGATTTGCTCAGCCAATGACAGCAGCCACATGCATACAAAATATTCTCATAATTGCTTGGCTCACCCTCTTTTTCAATTTTATTTATATTTAAAATATATTGTTTTCTCATTTCTTACCCTTTATGTTGTTCAGGCACATGCATTACACATCTCCAATGCTATCATTTACCCTCAACTTCAGGATGGCACTACAATAACAAGGTTGTAGCAAATCTCAATTTTACTTATGAAAGAGCTGGTCACAAAATTTGACCTAGAATTATGTCAAAGATCATAGAGTAGATACAGGAACTAAACAAACCAGGTTAGTGAATACATCCTACACCAATCATTTGCATCGATTTACTTGACACAACTAAAATTGCAAAACAAATCATTGGTCCCTAATCCATTATGTTTGTCAGGCATTACATGGAAGCATATCCCAGGTCAATGGAATGGATGAAGGCAGTGCTCCCTATTTGATCTATTCATTATCAGTCAAAGCTGATGCGTCCAAAAGTTGTTGCTCTTGATAGTGCTTTCATTACAGCAAAAGCAGTCAGACAGCACCCAATGTTGTGTCAGTTAAATGTGATACGTATACTACCACAATATAATTACAACACAATTCCTACAAGTTCAATCCACTGATCTACCAGTCAAATCTGATGTAAGCCCCAAGAAAGGTCTATTGATTATGCTCTAGCATCAACTGATTAAGCATATGGCATGCAATTATGCAACATTTTTCCTTTCCAAAAACATAGACATGCAGATGTAATGGTTCTAATAAACTATGAAGGGTAGATCAATTGCTCTATTTAAATAttcattctattttttgaataactGAGTTATGCAGCACCTTTAATTTTCAAAAAAAGATGGGAAATTCATGTGTAGCTAATAGCAAAATGCTGAAGCGGGTACTGACCTCTGCTTGTCTGATTATTATTAACAGTATAGTTGCCCATGTAACTTGCTGGCATGTTCGATTTGATATCTGGATCGATATTTCCAAGATCATTATCAAAAGGAGGAATATCGATCTCAGATGACGTGAACCTCCAGGTTGAGTCACCATAAATAGAGTTGTTGCCATATGTATCTATGTTGTTCATTTCATATGCATTGGCTGACGCAGAAAAAGGTTCACCAATGGTGCCAGTTGGGTTGCTCCTTCCATAGCCGCCAGACGGCAAACCAAAGTTATCTCCAGCCCCACGGCCAATGTTAGACCCAAGGCTTGAAATGCTTCCCATCCCATGGGCAGAAGTAGGACCTCCCCAATTTATACCATCGCCAGTAATACCAACTTGACTCCCACTTCCAGATGGTACAAAAGAACTCATGTTTGTAGGGCTGTTCTGGTAGTTGACATTTCCATTACCCCAAACATTCCTTCCCATTGAACTCAATATCGATCCTGAATCATCATTCAGACCAACGTACCCAATAGGGCTGCCTAGTCTGTTTGAACCACCATTGTAGTATGAACCCATTTGCCGCCCATTTGAGTTATTGAGGAAACTAGAGTTTGCACCAAAATTTGCATTCATCCCAGTTTCAACATTCATGCCCATTCCATAACTGGGGCCAAATGAAGAAAACCCATTTCGTGCACCTGAAAGCAGGCCAAACCTTCCATCCACCCTCATGCCGTAACCTCCTATCGGGTTTGGGCTATATCCCTGGTTGAAGCCATTCAAGAAGTTGTGAACCCTGCTGATAGCAAGGTTCTGCCCTCCAGCAGGTGAGCGTGCGACAGGTCCAGGCGACTGCTCCTTTGGGACAGCTCTCTTGACTTCAACCATCTTGCCATTAAGCTCATGGAAGTTCTTGTGCAGCGCCTTATCCACTGCATCTTCTGAATCATAGGTGATGAAGCCAAAGCCCCTGGGCCTCTGTGTGTTGTGGTCGTACATGACAACCACATCTGTTATCATGCCGAATTGCTCAAAATACCTTCTGAATTCAACCTCAGTAACATTGGAGGCCAGCCCCCCAACAAAGATCTTTCTGGTACGGACTGGCCCAGGCGAGCCTATGCTGCTGCCATTGTTCTTGCTTGCAATGCTCTGGTCGTCCCTGGGAACAGCTTTCTTGGCTTCGACCTGAATTGAATTGGCGCAGACAATTGAGCTCAAGCTTGGTCGAACCACAGACAGgattacaagcagaattcccaacgAAATGCACATGACTAGACTAGCAGAGGAAGGAGCAAGAATGGCATCACGTAATTACCATGCGGCCATCGATCATGTGCTTGTCCATGGTGACTCGCTCAGCAACGCCGGCCTCGGCAAAGACTATGAAGCCGAAGCCGCGAGCGCGGCCGGTGTTGCGGTCGCGCATGATGACAGCCTCGGTGACCTCGCCGAAGCGGCCAAAGTAGTCGCGGAGGCGGTCCTCGTCCGTCTCCCAGGAGATGCCGCCGACGAAGAGCTTCCCGGAGTCGGCCTCCATCGCGTCCTCCCCTACCCTCCTACCCCTGCAATCCACAAGTCAGGGCGAATTCATACCAGCCAGCCATAGCAAATGCGGACAAAACCCCGACTTATCCACAAGGGCAGCCACAAAACGAAACGCGCACACGCCCCGCGCGCGCGCGCGCAGGGAGGGCTAGCTAGATCCGAGCTGAAAGCAACGCGGCGATCGAGCCGCGCCCGCGGGCCACGCAGCAAAACGACAAGCGCGCCTCACAGGGCCGCGGAATTACGCGAGATCCGTACCAGATCCGGCCGATCCGGCGGCGATCGGCGCAGGGCGTGGCGGGGCGGGGCGGATCGGGCGACTCACCgatcggcggtcggcggcggcggtcggcggcggcggaggaggaggtgggatCGGGGGAGCCGCGGGGCCGCTCCTCGCGATCTCCGGCGGTGCCAGCCAAGATCTCGATGCGGCCGGGGCGATGGGAAAGGGAGGGGAGGAAGGGGATGTGGGGATGTTACTTGGGCTTGGACGCTTCGTCTCCTCCTCTCCTTTTTATCGAACCTTTGCTCGCTCCCCCCTCTCTCCgcccgctcgctcgctcgctcggtgCTGCGCTGCGCTGCGCGATGCGGTTGTTGTTTTTTACTTTTGCGCGGACGGAGCGGGGGTTGCCTTTTTTAATCGGTTTCCGCTGGCCTGGAATCGCGGTGCTCGGCTCGATTGGGAAAGCAGCAGCGGGGGCCGGTGGGGTGACGCGGATAATCGCATAAAACTATCCCGGGGGCAGGTTGGTGCGTGCCGCCCGCTCCCTCCCTCGGCCCTGCCCTGCCGCGCTGGACCCTGAGCTGGGCTTGCCTGGTGcgccgcgaggaggaagacgaaccCAGCTCACGCTGCCCTCCTCCCTGCTGCGTGCTAGCCGGAGCCGCCCCGGTTTCAAATCCTCTTCTTTCTCTTGCACCCAAGAAAGCTCCGAGCTTTTAAAATGGTGGTACTGCTCTTCTACTAACGGAGACGAGAAATGGAGCATCATTGACGGAATGCATGTAGCGATGTACTCCGATTGTAAATGGCTTGAAAATGACATGCTCTCTCATGCCCAGAAAATATCTCATGTAATTCAAATATGCCGCATGCATCATCACATGCGGctaaaaaaccatgaagttattgttGAATAAAATTAGCAATTTTTTGATTGATTTAATCCGTAAATAAATTATGAAcattgttagactatgtatagcttctgtacctatgtacgtatattgtacatattgtaacacaaccattatatataatgagataagccacccctagagggttgtgctggttccccaaaacttattgtcttacatggtatcacgctaggttacgaccgctttcgcttctaaaccctaatacccgcaccgccgccgcagccgccgccgcgccaccgatcgcgccgcagccatgtcgagcgccgccaccaccggttccactgctgcgggcttcctcccggcctctcttgcggctctgctcaacctcccgctcgatgccgtctctgttccggctccgatcgggacaaggagcatcggctccgtcttctccacgccgccggcgccctcgcttgggcgtgacctcgtggtccacaccgcggcgccgccgtccgctgcggactccgcaggcgtcgtcccgccgctcctgccgcaagcggatcacactgccccgctggcggggttggcggcgtccgccccggccgcgggccttgcggcgtccgcaccggccgcgagctttgcggcgcccgccctggctgcggtcccgcctcctcccgcatcggcttcggtgcctccggctgcctccatggtgtttgcaccccaggcagcctcctcgatgggatcgtcttcgccgccgccgtttcacttcggtcatctcatcaccatcaagctctccggctTGAAAATGACATGCTCTCTCATGCCCAGAAAATATCTCATGTAATTCAAATATGCCGCATGCATCATCACATGCGGctaaaaaaccatgaagttattgttGAATAAAATTAGCAATTTTTTGATTGATTTAATCCGTAAATAAATTATGAAcattgttagactatgtatagcttctgtacctatgtacgtatattgtacatattgtaacacaaccattatatataatgagataagccacccctagagggttgtgctggttccccaaaacttattgtcttacatggtatcacgctaggttacgaccgCTTTCGCTTCTAATCCACActtgtacatggactctggggtgacagagcatctaaccagcgagatggggaagcttcacactcgtgaaccctatcatggctccgacaagatccacaccgccaatggagcaggtatgcacatctctcatattggtcaagcatctcttctcactagacatgccaataggagtcttcagcttcgcaatgttcttcgagttccatctgtgacccgtaatcttctttcagttcctaaactcacacgtgataataatgtgctttgtgaatttcacccttttgatctttttattaaggatcggggcacgagggacattcttcttagtgggcggttgtgccagggcctctaccgtctggagcatcctggtgtcgctcgtgttttcagtggagttcgggtctctccgtcacagtggcatgctcgtcttggtcacccggccacacctattgtccgtcatattttgcgtcgtcatgagcttcctagtttgtctagtaataaagatgtagcagtgtgtgatgcttgtcagcaggggaagagtcatcaacttcttttttcggagtccagtcgtgaggtgaaacatcctttagaacttgtgttttcagatgtatggggtcctgctcagacttctgtcagtggtcataattactatatcagtttcattgatgcttatagtcgctttacctggctttaccttattaaacgcaaatctgatgtgtttgatatttttgttcagtttcaaaaacatgttgaacgtcttctcaagcacaaaattgttcatgtccagtcagactgggggggcgagtatcgcaacctcaactctttctttcagtcgcttgggatagctcatcgtttagcatgtccacgtacacatcagcagaatggttcagtcgaacgtaagcatcgtcatattgttgaagctggtcttactcttttggcccatgcatctgttccgtttcggttttggagtgatgctttcaccactgcatgctttctcatcaaccgtactcctactcgtgttttaaacatgaagactcccattgaggttctccttaatgaacaacctgattatacctttctcaaggtatttgggtgtgcttgctggccgcatcttcgtccatataacaagcgcaagcttgagtttcgttctaagaagtgtgtttttcttggctatagctctcttcataaaggttacaaatgtcttcatgttcccactaatcgtgtctatatatctcgggacgtcgtgtttgatgagcatgtttttccctttgccaacgttCCTGTgttcactgtcgaaccaccatccctgcattcatcttCTGTTGCTTctaaccaatttgatgatgttgcatactctcctttgctgttacctaaccatggtgcaggaaccggacgtggagctcgtttggagctgttggaggattcaccatcatcatcgttgtcttctggtgggcacgtcgatcgccctatgttgcatggcatcgattcgcgtgcccatgcatggtcacccgacgagcccgtcgcgccgagcatctccactgctcggtccgtttcgccagcggccgccgagtcgcccgcggctcggctcgtcacgccgtcttcgcctgcggctcggcccgtcacgccgtcttcgcccgcggctcgggtcctcacgtcgccttcatcagcgaatcggcccgcgacaccggccgcgccacggcccactatgccgagctcgccctcggcccggtctgtgatgccggagtcgccagctgcttcgtctgctctgccggtttcgccggtgggtcggccttcttcgccaaccgagtccgaggctaccgtgactggctcctcgtcaccggctgactcgtcaacgtcgccgtcctccagcccgttgcaggctgctccgtcgacctcggtggttcctgtgtcctgaccacatacacgcagtcgtagtggcattttcaaacctaaggaacgtaaggatggtacggttgcttggttggctgcttgtttggctgctgctgttgcggatccatcttctgagcctcgctcatatcaggctgccctgcgcattccacattggcgagaggctatggagcaggagtttcatgctcttcttcgtaacaagacatggactctcgttcctccaccatcacgggtaaatgttattgactcaaaatgggtattcaaagtgaagaagcattcggatggatctattgagcgttacaaagcgcgacttgttgctcgcggttttcggcagcgtcatggtcttgactatgaggacaccttcagtcctgtcgtcaagcctaccactattcggcttcttctctccattgttgtttctcgtggttggtcacttcgtcaacttgatgtgcagaatgcttttctacatggatttttggaggaagaggtttatatgaaacagccgcctggtttctctgatcctgatcgtcctgactatatctgtcgtctttccaaagcactatatggtttgaagcaagctcctcgtgcctggcatgcccgccttgcctccgcccttcgtgctcatgggtttgtgccgtctactgctgacacttcattatttcttctacagaagccagaagtcactatgtatcttttggtatatgtcgatgatattatccttgtcagctcttctcagtatgctgctgatgctcttgtctgctctcttggtgctgattttgcggtcaaagatcttgggaagcttcactactttcttggagttgaggtcacttctcgtgctactggtcttgtccttacgcagaagaagtaccccttggagttgttacaaagagctggcatgctgaagtgcaaaccgaccaccacacccatgtcgtctaccgacaagataacagttgTTGATGGTGagattttgtctcctgcggatgccacagagtacaggagcattgttggtggacttcagtacttgacgatcacgagaccagatatctcttatgctgttaacagggtttgtcagtatcttcaggctcccagagatactcattgggctgctgttaaacgcattcttcgttatgttcagttcaccctaacatttggtatgcatattcggccgacttcctctcgggtcctttcggccttctctgatgcagattgggctggtagcccagatgacaggcaatccacggggggttatgcagtattctttggctctaatttgatcgcctggagtgctcggaaacaggctactgtgtcacgtagcagtactgaagctgagtacaaggctgtggctaatgctactgcagagattatttgggtgcagtctttgcttcaggagttgggtttgtctcaaccacagcctcctattctttggtgtgataacatcggtgctacatacctttctgcaaatccagtatttcatgcccgaatgaaacacattgaagttgactatcactttgtacgggaacgtgtatcacataagcaactccagatcaagtttatctcatctaaggatcaacttgcagacatcttcactaagcctttaccgctgccacagtttgaggcttgtaggcgcaatcttacccttctcagttctttagaaagtggctaagattgagagagggtgttagactatgtatagcttctatacctatgtacgtatattgtacatattgtaacacaaccattatatataatgagataagccacccttaGAGGGTtgggctggttccccaaaacttattgtcttacaaacATGACACTGACAATGGccatgtttggatactctaacttagttagaggttagagttagattctaaccctaaactaactctgaactaactctaaccaaagaggtgtttggatgacagagttagatggagcacggatacggcgaggcgccttcacggacggtgcgagagggagggagggagagtacGAGAAGTtttgaggaagtggggagggatctgctgcggcgagagtaagagaaaaaaatgTTTTTTAGTGGTCCCAAGAAGAACTAactcaaataagcacctcttggatgggttagattttttggatgggttagatgcatctaaccaaaactaaccctcctgtttggctaTTTTTGAGTTAGTTGAGTccaatctaacccaaactaactctaacctatgGATCCAAACAGGACCAATATTAAACTCATACCACTACGCATATAGCAGAAGTTAACATGAAAGGGGTAAACGAATTATATCCTCCGGCCGGCTAAAAACCATGACGTTATACTCAATGTTTTGTACACTACTACGGTGAAACTTTAAGGATTTCATTCTTTTTCTCCGGGATGCATTTGTTTCAAATTATTGGGCTTTCCAATTGAAATACTCTTCATTCAATCTGATTTTTTTTTTCTTATCATTGTATCGAAATGCGGATCGTCTCCACAAATGGGCAAGATAGGAAGACGTGGTTGGAATTTTTTTACCGGCGGAGATGAGAAATGGAGTACAGTCGACGGGGGATAAAATGGCTTCAAAATGACAGGCTCTTTCTTTCTTTGCCGGGGAAAACGACGTTCTTTCTTTTATGCCCGAAAAACATCTCACGTAATTCAAGTATGCCGCATGCTAGAACATGTGCACATGCATGATCAGATGCGGCTAAAAAAACTTGAGGTCATATATACTCATGTTTTGTCGGTACTGCGGTCAAAACTTTACGAGAATGTTAAAAATCTGACGTCGGATTTTTAAACATGGCAAATCAAATATTTTTATGGTAAATTGCGTTGTCACTGCATGGAAATTCCCTTCAACGAGCAtggcaaaccctagccaccgcaaAATATAATTTGTAAAAAAAACGTTCGATTGGCCATGCTTAAAAATCTAACGTTGGGATTTTAGCaaaatacaaaattgaagactttccAATTATTGGGCTATCCGGTTGAAATACTCTTTATCCTGTTAGAATTTTTCTTATCTTGCATCATATGATTGTGACATGGAAATATGATTCTGGAATGTGAAAAACGAACATAAATGCGTACTAAAGACAAGTATGTGCACCGCCTTTGCAGGTTTCTCGACGCTTCCTACAGAGCGTCTCAGAGTCATCATGGTGATGTGGAGGTGTTGGTTCATACGTAATGAGATCCAACATGACAAGAGACCACCGCCTTTGGAGGTTTCTCGACGCTTCCTACAGAGCTATGTCTCCCTGCTGTAGGTATACAACAATACCCAACAGGAGACTGGGATAAGGGGAAGATGGTTCTGCAGCCGGAAGGGGCGGAGCAACCATCTTCGCATGTGTCGACAGGACCGAAGCTTACTCGGAAATGGCACCCACCGCCGCATGGGTGGGCCAAGCTGAATGTCGACGGGTCCTTCGCCCACGAGGATGGTAGGGCGGGCACCGGCATGGTTCTGCGTGGTCATGATGGCACCATCATCTTCTCTGCATGTCGAGCCTTGCGTTCGTGCCCTAACCCACTACACGCCGAGCTGGAAGGATGCTAGGAAGGAATCGCTCTGGCCTTAGAGTGGACTGAGCTGCCAATCACCCTCGAATGTGATTGTTTACATGCAATATCATTGATCAAGGCGACATGACAAGACCGCTCCGAACATGCAATGGTGATTTCAGAGGTCAAACTTCTTTTGGGTAGTAGGGAGTCTAGTGTTACTCATATCtctagagagcaaaataatgtaagcCATGTATTAGCAAACTTTGGTAGAATGGAGGACCGTACGGTGGCCTGGCTCCGCTCTGGCCCGGCTAACACCCCTAGCATGTGTAGGGAGGAACTTCTATGCTCTTGACTAATACAACCCTTTTACCCCCTGCAAAAAAAGTatgtgcacacacgcacacacacatgtgCAATATTTGGTATAAAAAATGATTTTGGGTTGGGAGGGGGAAAATATAAATAAGGATGAAAGGTCCAAATTTAATAGGCAAAGAAAATGAACAGGAGATTATCAATATAAAAAACAATAAACAATTTGTTGATTAGGATGCGTGAGTGAGGAACTCGAGCGAGAACTAGGTACTAACTAGGGGCTGTTTATCCTCCAATAAGCCCAACCAGGCTCGCGCGCTGCAAAAATGGTCTGTTTCTTTGGCTCAGCTGCATCAGTTTACTGGTCAACACGATGTTTGATGGTTATGGCCCATGGGGTACCTCACCTTACTGGTTGTCGGCCCAAGTATGTCAACCGAGGACCCTGAGGGTCGGTTTTCTGCCCTGGGCCATCATGCTGGCAGATGTGCCTTATAGAATAAAGATTCGGGAAGCCTTGTTGTTCAAGACAAGAAGCCGGATCAGTGAAGGACTCTGACTTTTGTGAACCTAGGGCCTCGATATCTTATATAAGTCGGGGTCGGGCTTGTGCGCCGCGAGGAGGGAGACGAACCAAGCTGACGCTGCCCTGCAGCATGCTAGCCAGAGCCGAACGAGTTTCAAATTCGCCTCTCGTACGCTGAAAGCTCCGAGCTTTTGAAATGGTGGTACTACTCTTCTACTAGCGGAGGCGAGAAATGGAGTGTCATTTACGGGATGCATGTAGCGCATGTAGCGATGTATGCTTGAAGGGGATTAAATGGCTTGAAAGTGACATGCTCTCTCATGCCTAGAAAATATCTCACGTAATTCAAATATGCCGCATGCATCATCACATGCGGctaaaaaaccatgaagttattgttGAATAAAATTAGCAATTTTTTGATTGATTTAATCCGTAAATAAATTATGAACATGACACTGACAATGGccatgtttggatactctaacttagttagaggttagagttagattctaaccctaaactaactctgaactaactctaaccaaagaggtgtttggatgacagagttagatggagcacggatacggcgaggcgccttcacggacggtgcgagagggagggagggagagtacgagaagtttcgaggaagtggggagggatctgctgcggcgagagtaagagaaaaaaatgTTTTTTAGTGGTCCCAAGAAGAACTAactcaaataagcacctcttggatgggttagattttttggatgggttagatgcatctaaccaaaactaaccctcctgtttggctaTTTTTGAGTTAGTTGAGTccaatctaacccaaactaactctaacctatggatccaaacagggccaatatTAAACTCATACCACTACGCATATAGCAGAAGTTAACATGAAAGGGGTAAACGAATTATATCCTCCGGCCGGCTAAAAACCATGACGTTATACTCAATGTTTTGTACACTACTACGGTGAAACTTTAAGGATTTCATTCTTTTTCTCCGGGATGCATTTGTTTCAAATTATTGGGCTTTCCAATTGAAATACTCTTCATTCAATCTGATTTTTTTTCTTATCATTGTATCGAAATGCGGATCGTCTCCACAAATGGGCAAGATAGGAAGACGTGGTTGGAATTTTTTTACCGGCGGAGATGAGAAATGGAGTACAGTCGACGGGGGATAAAATGGCTTCAAAATGAcaggttctttctttctttgccgGGGAAAACGACGTTCTTTCTTTTATGCCCGAAAAACATCTCACGTAATTCAAGCATGCCGCATGCTAGAACATGTGCACATGCATGATCAGATGCGGCTAAAAAAACTTGAGGTCATATATACTCATGTTTTGTCGGTACTGCGGTCAAAACTTTACGAGAATGTTAAAAATCTGACGTCGGATTTTTAAACATGGCAAATCAAATATTTTTATGGTAAATTGCGTTGTCACTGCATGGAAATTCCCTTCAACGAGCAtggcaaaccctagccaccgcaaAATATAATTTGTAAAAAAAACGTTCGATTGGCCATGCTTAAAAATCTAACGTTGGGATTTTAGCaaaatacaaaattgaagactttccAATTATTGGGCTATCCGGTTGAAATACTCTTTATCCTGTTAGAATTTTTCTTATCTTGCATCATATGATTGTGACATGGAAATATGATTCTGGAATGTGAAAAACGAACATAAATGCGTACTAAAGACAAATATGTGCACTGCCTTTGCAGGTTTCTCGACGCTTCCTACAGAGCGTCTCAGAGTCATCATGGTGATGTGGAGGTGTTGGTTCATACGTAATGAGATCCAACATGACAAGAGACCACCGCCTTTGGAGGTTTCTCGACGCTTCCTATAGAGCTATATCTCCCTGCTGTAGGTATACAACAATACCCAACAGGAGACTGGGATAAGGGGAAGATGGTTCTGCAGCCGGAAGGGGCGGAGCAACCATCTTCTCATGTGTCGACAGGACCGAAGCTTACTCGGAAATGGCACCCACCGCCGCATGGGTGGGCCAAGCTGAATGTCAACGGGTCCTTCGCCCACGAGGATGGTAGGGCGGGCACCGGCATGGTTCTGCGTGGTCATGATGGCACCATCATCTTCT
This window harbors:
- the LOC119354002 gene encoding heterogeneous nuclear ribonucleoprotein 1-like isoform X2, with the translated sequence MEADSGKLFVGGISWETDEDRLRDYFGRFGEVTEAVIMRDRNTGRARGFGFIVFAEAGVAERVTMDKHMIDGRMVEAKKAVPRDDQSIASKNNGSSIGSPGPVRTRKIFVGGLASNVTEVEFRRYFEQFGMITDVVVMYDHNTQRPRGFGFITYDSEDAVDKALHKNFHELNGKMVEVKRAVPKEQSPGPVARSPAGGQNLAISRVHNFLNGFNQGYSPNPIGGYGMRVDGRFGLLSGARNGFSSFGPSYGMGMNVETGMNANFGANSSFLNNSNGRQMGSYYNGGSNRLGSPIGYVGLNDDSGSILSSMGRNVWGNGNVNYQNSPTNMSSFVPSGSGSQVGITGDGINWGGPTSAHGMGSISSLGSNIGRGAGDNFGLPSGGYGRSNPTGTIGEPFSASANAYEMNNIDTYGNNSIYGDSTWRFTSSEIDIPPFDNDLGNIDPDIKSNMPASYMGNYTVNNNQTSRGQYPLQHFAISYT
- the LOC119354002 gene encoding heterogeneous nuclear ribonucleoprotein 1-like isoform X1, which produces MEADSGKLFVGGISWETDEDRLRDYFGRFGEVTEAVIMRDRNTGRARGFGFIVFAEAGVAERVTMDKHMIDGRMVEAKKAVPRDDQSIASKNNGSSIGSPGPVRTRKIFVGGLASNVTEVEFRRYFEQFGMITDVVVMYDHNTQRPRGFGFITYDSEDAVDKALHKNFHELNGKMVEVKRAVPKEQSPGPVARSPAGGQNLAISRVHNFLNGFNQGYSPNPIGGYGMRVDGRFGLLSGARNGFSSFGPSYGMGMNVETGMNANFGANSSFLNNSNGRQMGSYYNGGSNRLGSPIGYVGLNDDSGSILSSMGRNVWGNGNVNYQNSPTNMSSFVPSGSGSQVGITGDGINWGGPTSAHGMGSISSLGSNIGRGAGDNFGLPSGGYGRSNPTGTIGEPFSASANAYEMNNIDTYGNNSIYGDSTWRFTSSEIDIPPFDNDLGNIDPDIKSNMPASYMGNYTVNNNQTSRGITS